GCCCCCGAGGACCTCGGCTCGGCCAGCTCGGTCGTCACCTTCTTCCGGTCCCTGGGTGGTGCGATCGGCGTCTCGGCGCTGGGCGCGGTGATGGGCAACCGGGTCACGCACTACGTCAAGGACGGGCTCGCCGAACTCGGCCCGCAGGGCACGGCGCTGGGCCACGGCGGCACGGGCGGCGGTGGCATCCCCGACCTGGACGCGCTGCCGGCCCCGATCCGTACGGTGATGGAGACCGCGTACGGGCACGGTGTCGGCGATGTCTTCCTGTACTCCGCGCCGTTCGCCCTGCTGGCCTTCCTGGTGACGCTGTTCATCAAGGAGGTGGCGCTGAAGAGCCACTCGGCGCCCGAGACGTCGGAGACAGCCGAGATCGTCGCGGAGGCGGTGCCGCAGGCCGGAGCGGTACCCGCCGGTGGCGGGCGCGCTGACGGTGGCCGGTCGCGGGGTCGACGGCCATGACATCGAACTCGCCCACCCGGGCGAGTAGGTGAGCCCGCGGCCGGGTGCTCGCTCGTGGCGGAGGCGAGCCTACGGCCGGTGGAAGTGGGCCCCGGGCCCCGATTCATGTGAGTGATCCAGACGGTTCGGCGGGGTCCTGCGGCCGAGGCACGGGTGCGGGTGCGGGTGCGGGCTCCCGTGGCTCGGGCCCGGCGCGCGCGGGCTCTTGTCCGGTGCGGACCGGTCCGGACCCGGCCGGTCGCCCCACTCCTGGCGCCGCGAAGCCGGCGCCCAGGGGTCTGGGGGCGCCGCCCCCAGTTTCGGGAAGGGGCGGGGTAGGGAAACCCCAAGCCCGCACCGAGCAGGAGCGGGCACCACGAACCCACCGGGCAGGACCCCGCACCGCGCCGGAGGCGACCTGTGCCCGGGGCACAAGAGCCCCCTGTGCCGGGGCACAAGAGCCCGCGCCCCACCCCTACGCGCGAGCCCCCATCGCTTCGATGCCCGCCAGCAGCAAGTCCAGCGCGAACTCGAAGTCCCTCTCCCTCATCTCCTCCACCGTGTCCCCGCCCCTCGCCTTCATCAGCTCCGCCGACTCCTCGAACGCCTCCCGCAGCTCCGGCTGCTGCCCGATCGTCCCCATGACCTGGCGGAAGTAGTCGTCCTGGCCGATCCCCGCCGCCGCGCACCGCTGAGCGAAACGGCCCTCCACCGTGCCGAAGCCGTACACGAACTGGAACACCGCCGCGAGCGCGCCCGTCCGTCCGTGCAGCGGGAGACCGGCGTTGCGGATCACGTGCTGGACCGTCGTCGAGAACTCCATCGAGCGCGGGCCGATGTTGAGGTACTCACCGATGAGCGGCGACACCCACGGGTGGGCGACCAGCAACCTCCGGTATCCGACGGCCAGTTGGCGGAGTTGGTCGCGCCAGTCCCCGCCCTCCTCGTCCGGCGACGGCAGCCGCAGCTCCCCCATCACCGAGTCGAGCGCCAGCTCCAGCAGGTCGTCCTTGGTGTCCACGTACCAGTAGACCGACATCGCGGTGACGTTCAGCTCCGCGGCCAGCCGCCGCATCGAGAACTTAGCGAGGCCCTCGGAGTCAAGGAGCCGTACCGTCGCCGCGGTGATCTTGTCGCGGTCGAGGCCGGCGGGCTGCTCGGGCCTGCGTTTGGGGGTCGTCTTGCCGTCGAGCCACACACTGGTCCGCGCGGGACCCTTCGCGCGGTCGGCCGCACTCACCATCGCGCACCCTCCTCCGTTCTCGCCCCCGCTTCCGATGCTATGCCGCCACCTTGGGTGCGTCTGCACGCTCGGCCCGCCGCAGCGGCATCGCGGCCAGCAGCCCCCGGCCGGCACCGCCACCGCGCCGACCAGCTGACTCGTCTCCAGGCCCGAGGCGAACGCGTCCGCGATCCGCTGCCGCTCGCCCTCGTCGCGGGCGGCGGCGAGCGCGGCGGTGAGCTGGGCGAGGCAGATGACGCCGAGGATCAGCCAGCGCTGCGGGTGGCTTGTGCGGGCCTTGTCGGTCTCGGCGGCCGTTGCCGTCACGCATGCTCCTTGTGCGGTGTACGGGGTCGTGGGTCCCGTACACCGTACAAGCATCTCTCGTACGCCGTATAAGGCTACTTCTCGGCGGTCAGGTCGTAGAGCGTCGTACCCCCCACGGTGACCGCGGTGAAGTTCTCCTCGACCCAGGTGGTGATCGCCGAACTGCCGCCACCGCCGGGGCCACCGCCGTTGCCGCCGCCCCCGATGAAGTAGTGGACCTTGCCGTCCGCCACGTACTGCCGGAACTGCGCGAGGGTCGGGGACGGGTCGCTGCCGTTGAAGCCGCCGATCGCCATGACCGGCTTTCCGGTGGCGAGTTGGTAGCTGGCGGCGTTCTGGGAGCCGATGGCGGCGGCGGCCCAGGTGTAGTCGCCGGCGTTCTGCGTCAGCTTCGCCTCGACGGCGGAGTTGACGTTCGCGCCGTTGAGGAGGCCGCCCATGCCACCGGCGCCGCCGCCCTCGCGGCCGCCCATGCCACCGGGCATCTGGCCCTGTGCTTGTCCCTGTGCTTGTCCCTGGCCTTGACGCTGCCCCTGGCCCTGGCCGTTCGGCGGCTGACCCTGACCCCGAGCCTGGCCCTGGCCCTGGCCCTGGCCCTGGCCCTGAGCCTGTCCCTGTCCCTGCTGACCGGTCGGCGGCTGCATGCCGCCGTCGCGCGCACCGCCGCCGCCCGGACCGCCTCGGCCACCGGCCACCGCCGGTCCCGCCGTCACGATCGAGCCCGCGTGCCCCTCGCTCACCGTGGTGAGGGAGTACGCCACCGGCCCGGCCACCGACGCGGCCAGCGCCAACACCGCCGCGCCGAGCGCCAGTCGGCGCCCCGGGCGCCCGAGCCTGCCGGCGATCAGCAGCCCCGCCGCACCCGCCAGACCGCCGATCAGCACCGCCCACCGCAGCCACGGCAGATAGTCCGTGCTCCGGCCCAGCAGCGTGTACGACCAGTACGCCGTCACCGCGACCGTCCCGGCCAGCGCCGCGGACGCCGCGAACGAGCGCCGCTCCTCCCACAGCACCGTCGCGCCCATGCCGACCAGCGCAGCGATGTACGGCGCCAGCGCCACCGTGTAGTACTCGTGGAAGATCCCGGCCATGAAGCTGAAGATCGCCACGGTGATCAGCAGGGAGCCGCCCCAGACCAGGAACGCGGCGCGGGCAGTGTCCGTACGCTTCGAGCGCCAGGTGACCACAAGTCCCGCGACGAGCAGCAGCAGCGCGGCGGGCAGCAGCCACGAGATCTGGCCGCCGATGGTGTCGTTGAACATCCGGCCGATGCCGGTCTCGCCCCAGCCACGGCCGCCGCCACCGCCACCGCCACCGCCGACGCTGCCGGTCTCATTGCCGTTGATCCGGCCGAGGCCGTTGTAGCCGAAGGTCAGCTCAAGGAAGCTGTTGTTCTGCGAGCCGCCGATGTACGGACGCGAGGCCGCCGGCCAGAGCTCGACGATCGCCACCCACCAGCCGCCCGCGACGATCATCGCCAGGCCGGACAGGGCGAGTTGGCCGAGCCGCCGCCGCAGAGTCGTCGGCGCGAACACCCCGTACACCAGCGCCAGCGGCGGCAGGATCAGGAACGCCTGCAGCGTCTTCGTCAGGAACGCGAGTCCGACCGCGACGCCCGCCCAGACCAGCCACTTCGTCCGAGCGCCCTCCAGCGCGCGCAGCACGCAGTACACCGTCACCGTCATCAGCAGCGCGAGCAGTGCGTCCGGGTTGTTGAAGCGGAACATCAGCACGGCGACGGGCGTCAGCGCCAGCACCGCGCCCGCGATCAGCCCGGCGGCCGGGGTGAAGCGGCGGCGCACGGCGGCGTACAGCACAGCGACCGTCGCGACCCCCATCAGCACCTCGGGCAGCAGGATCTGCCAGGAGCCGAGCCCGAAGAGCCGTACGGACAGGGCCATCGGCCAGAGCGCGGCCGGGGGCTTGTCGACGGTGATCGAGTTCGCGGCGTCGGAGGAGCCGAAGAAGAGGGCCTTCCAGCTCTCGCTGCCGGCCTGCGCGGCGGCGGAGTAGAAGGAGTTGGCGTAGCCGGAAGACTTCAGGTTGTAGACGTAGAGCAGGGCGGTGGCGAGAAGAAGCGCGAGGAAGGCGGGCCGCACCCAGCGGGCGTCATCCTCCCGCCCGCGCCAGATCCGGGCCATGGGCCCGCGCGCCCGGCGGTGCCCGCCGAGCCCCTGCTGTGCGGCGCCGGGCGGGAGGGGGGCGGCGCCGGGTGCGGGCCTGTCGGCGGGAGCGAGATCCACCGTCTGCGGCAGGAGCCCCGGCGGGCTGCCCGGGGGCGGGTACGCGTGGCTGTCGTGCGACGTGGTCATCGTGCGTTCCTCTGGTCGTTGTCCTGCGGGACGACGCGCAACTGCGTCGTCACGTCCCACGTGCGGTCCGCGGCTTCACAGGCGCGGAAGTCGGCTGTGTCGTACGGGTGCTGCGACCGGTAGGCCACGGGCGGGGTCGTCGCGGATTCGCCGGTCGCGGATTCGCGTGCCGCGGGCGCATCGCGCCGGTCGGGAAAGACCCATGCCCGGAAGAGCAGGAACCGCAGCACCGTCGCCGCCAGGTTCGCGGCGATCAGGACCGCCAGTTCGGTGCTGTGGCCGGGATTTCCGGCGGCCGCGTCCAGGGCGGCCAGCGATCCGCTCGTCAGGGCGAGGCCGATACCGAACACGACCAGGCCCTGGGCCTGATGCCGTACGGCGCGGTCCCGGCCGCGTACCCCGAAGGTGAGCCGGCGGTTCGCGGCCGTGTTCGCGACGGCGGACAGCAGCAGCGCGCCCGCATTGGCGACCTGAGGCCCGACGCCCGCCCGGAAGAGCGAGTACAGCAGCAGATAGAGCAGCGTGGAGAGCGCGCCGACCACACAGAAACCGACCAGCTGGCGGGCGAGACCACCCGGCACTCCGCTGAGCTGCCGGTCCCGCGGGTCGTCCCCGA
The Streptomyces lunaelactis genome window above contains:
- a CDS encoding ArnT family glycosyltransferase, which gives rise to MTTSHDSHAYPPPGSPPGLLPQTVDLAPADRPAPGAAPLPPGAAQQGLGGHRRARGPMARIWRGREDDARWVRPAFLALLLATALLYVYNLKSSGYANSFYSAAAQAGSESWKALFFGSSDAANSITVDKPPAALWPMALSVRLFGLGSWQILLPEVLMGVATVAVLYAAVRRRFTPAAGLIAGAVLALTPVAVLMFRFNNPDALLALLMTVTVYCVLRALEGARTKWLVWAGVAVGLAFLTKTLQAFLILPPLALVYGVFAPTTLRRRLGQLALSGLAMIVAGGWWVAIVELWPAASRPYIGGSQNNSFLELTFGYNGLGRINGNETGSVGGGGGGGGGRGWGETGIGRMFNDTIGGQISWLLPAALLLLVAGLVVTWRSKRTDTARAAFLVWGGSLLITVAIFSFMAGIFHEYYTVALAPYIAALVGMGATVLWEERRSFAASAALAGTVAVTAYWSYTLLGRSTDYLPWLRWAVLIGGLAGAAGLLIAGRLGRPGRRLALGAAVLALAASVAGPVAYSLTTVSEGHAGSIVTAGPAVAGGRGGPGGGGARDGGMQPPTGQQGQGQAQGQGQGQGQGQARGQGQPPNGQGQGQRQGQGQAQGQAQGQMPGGMGGREGGGAGGMGGLLNGANVNSAVEAKLTQNAGDYTWAAAAIGSQNAASYQLATGKPVMAIGGFNGSDPSPTLAQFRQYVADGKVHYFIGGGGNGGGPGGGGSSAITTWVEENFTAVTVGGTTLYDLTAEK
- a CDS encoding TetR/AcrR family transcriptional regulator, whose translation is MVSAADRAKGPARTSVWLDGKTTPKRRPEQPAGLDRDKITAATVRLLDSEGLAKFSMRRLAAELNVTAMSVYWYVDTKDDLLELALDSVMGELRLPSPDEEGGDWRDQLRQLAVGYRRLLVAHPWVSPLIGEYLNIGPRSMEFSTTVQHVIRNAGLPLHGRTGALAAVFQFVYGFGTVEGRFAQRCAAAGIGQDDYFRQVMGTIGQQPELREAFEESAELMKARGGDTVEEMRERDFEFALDLLLAGIEAMGARA